The DNA segment CCCCCCGCGCCCGCGTCATTCTTTTCGTCTTCATTTTCTTCTACCTGCTCCTGCTGGCGGGGGCCTTTGTCGGCATTCTGGCAGGCATCCTCGATCCCCGCGCCGACGTTCCGTTCGGCATCCTGATGCTGGCGATCATGGGACTGCTGGCCGGGCAGATGCTTTATCGTTGGAAGATGGATCTCATTCTGGTCACGCTGGTTGCTGTGGTCATTACGCTGGGCTCGATGGCCATCGGCGCTTGGGGTGCGTTGCCCAAGCAAGGGACAGGCGCGAACGGCAAGCCCGCCACCGCCCTGGCTTTTGTCGGGCCCATCAACTCCGCCGTCAACCGTCTTGACAACGCCATCAACCGGATCACCGGCGGCCAGGCCATGTACAAAGTAGTTGATCCCACCGGCGCGGATCCACGGCTCGGCGCCATGATGATTGACGAGCAAGGCAAGGTCACTCCCAAGTACAAGGACCCGAGCGGCGAGATCCGCATGCTCCCGTCGTTCGTCTTCTGGTGTCTGTTCCTGTTCGGATTCTGCTACCTGGGGACGCTGCTGCCAATCTGGCGTTTTGCTCAACCGGTGAATTACATCGGGTTCTGGGTGACCTCCCTCACTATTGTACTTTCTGCACTAGGAGCGCTGCTGGGAGGGGCGCTCGGCCTGTTTGGATACGTCGACAAGCTGCAGGCGGTGACCTTCACCACGAAGGTCTTTACCACCTGGATGCCCATGACCAAAGCCGCGGGACAGACCCTGGCGGCCATTCAACCGTTCTGGCCCATGCTCTTTGTGACCATTGCGTGTGGAGCCATTTCCGGATGGCATGTGTTGATCGGATCGGTGGGGACCGCGCGCCAGCTTGAATATGAGACCGATGCCCTGCCCGTGGGCGGCGGGGCGATGTTCAGCGAGAATGCGCTGGCCATGTTGTCGCTCATTGCCGTCTCCATAGCGGGCGGCGTGGGGGGCGGGGCTTTCGCTTCGGGTGTGGGCAAACTGCTCAACCTAGTTTCATTCGGGGCGATTCCTCAGGCCTATGGCACTGCGCTCGGATTCGGAACCTTCGTGATCATCGTGCTGACGGTCGTCCAGCTCGTCTTTCGATTGATGCGGGTGACGCTGGGAGAGTGGCTGGGAGAGTGGTGGGTGGGATTTAAGAACCCGCACGTCACCGCGATCGTTTCCATGCTGCTGGCCCTGTTGCTGGTGTTGAGCGGAACCTGGATTTACCTGTGGCAGTTGTTCGGGGCATCGAACCAGTTGATGGCGGCACTGAGCCTGCTGATCGTGACCCTGTGGCTGCGCTCGACCGGACGCAATCCGGCCTACGCGATGTATCCAATGCTGTTCATGTATGTCACCACGATGGCAGCAACCCTGGTGACGGCGTACAACCTGTATGCCAGTGTGTTGTCGAACCCCAATGTCGCCAAGGAGCCGATCAATACCGTCGGCGCCATCGCCATGATCGCCGTCGCGGCGCTGCTCTTTATCGCCGCCCTCTTCATCGCCTGGGATGCCTGGAAGGCGTGGCGTCGGATGAGCGCTTCACCCGCGGTAGCGCCGGCGCCTGCTCTGGCGTCGAAGTAAGGGGGGGCCTTTCGGGGTCTTTTTTACAACAGCTCGGTCATCTGACGCAGCTTCTCGAAAACCTGTTGTGACGAGAGCGTCTCCAGACCGGCCAGTTGCCACTGGACTTCCAGGGTCGGGGTGGCGCTATGGACGGCCAGCCGCACAACAGAGCAACCCGGAAGAGTGGCCAGATCGAGCAGCCTGGGGGCGGCCTCTGCTGCCCCCACGCCCTGCGCGTATGCGGTCAACGCTGATCCGGGGCCGGTCTCGACCTTCGACCACGCCCAGTGCTTGCGCTGTACCTCGGCGCGGGCGTCCCGGGTCGACCATGCCCCTTCGTCCAATATCTCAAGCTCGAACTTCGGCGTGTCAGCCGACTCGATGCGGATAATAAACAGATCGCGGCGGCCTCGAG comes from the Terriglobia bacterium genome and includes:
- a CDS encoding carbon starvation protein A, translated to MKLWTAILILIAIPVVVAGGVPLLGKSMNAAIMALLGGFMIYLAYNLYARRIDRDIIKPDAKKATPAKMYMDGVDFMPTSRGVLYGYHFKSIAAAGPIVGVITAVNLWGWFPSILWLILGVTFLGWASDYSAIMVAVRNDGNSLSAIAHRLIAPRARVILFVFIFFYLLLLAGAFVGILAGILDPRADVPFGILMLAIMGLLAGQMLYRWKMDLILVTLVAVVITLGSMAIGAWGALPKQGTGANGKPATALAFVGPINSAVNRLDNAINRITGGQAMYKVVDPTGADPRLGAMMIDEQGKVTPKYKDPSGEIRMLPSFVFWCLFLFGFCYLGTLLPIWRFAQPVNYIGFWVTSLTIVLSALGALLGGALGLFGYVDKLQAVTFTTKVFTTWMPMTKAAGQTLAAIQPFWPMLFVTIACGAISGWHVLIGSVGTARQLEYETDALPVGGGAMFSENALAMLSLIAVSIAGGVGGGAFASGVGKLLNLVSFGAIPQAYGTALGFGTFVIIVLTVVQLVFRLMRVTLGEWLGEWWVGFKNPHVTAIVSMLLALLLVLSGTWIYLWQLFGASNQLMAALSLLIVTLWLRSTGRNPAYAMYPMLFMYVTTMAATLVTAYNLYASVLSNPNVAKEPINTVGAIAMIAVAALLFIAALFIAWDAWKAWRRMSASPAVAPAPALASK